A single Comamonas sp. NLF-1-9 DNA region contains:
- a CDS encoding EamA family transporter produces MGLGHLLLGLLVVAIWGSNFVVIKVALGSFPPILMAALRFASATVPAIFFFRRPQLPWRNLAAYGLLIGGGQFSLLYLAMQSQISPGLASLVVQAQVLFTVGLAVLLQGERVRLFQLLAALLALSGFAVIGLHTDGSTTWLGIVMVLGSGLCWALGNMVGRSAGRVNMLAYMVWTSAFSVPPLVALSLLVEGGPAVLGQAMADAPLLAWGAILWQSMANTLLGYGLWAWLLVRYDAATVTPLALLVPVFGMASSVALLGEPFPAWKAAAMLLVMAGLSLNVLWPRLRAAWLGRSG; encoded by the coding sequence ATAGGCCTGGGCCATCTGTTGCTGGGCCTGCTGGTCGTGGCCATCTGGGGCAGCAACTTCGTCGTCATCAAGGTGGCGCTGGGCTCTTTTCCGCCCATCCTGATGGCGGCGCTGCGGTTTGCCAGTGCCACCGTGCCGGCGATCTTCTTCTTTCGCCGCCCGCAGCTGCCCTGGCGCAACCTGGCGGCCTACGGCCTGTTGATCGGCGGCGGGCAGTTCAGCCTGCTGTATCTGGCGATGCAGTCGCAGATCTCGCCTGGCCTGGCCTCGCTCGTGGTGCAGGCGCAGGTGCTGTTCACCGTAGGCCTTGCGGTGCTGCTGCAGGGCGAGCGGGTGCGGCTCTTCCAGCTGCTTGCGGCCTTGCTGGCGCTGTCCGGCTTTGCGGTGATCGGCCTGCATACCGACGGCAGCACCACCTGGCTGGGTATCGTCATGGTGCTGGGCTCGGGTCTGTGCTGGGCGCTGGGCAACATGGTCGGGCGCAGCGCGGGGCGGGTGAACATGCTGGCCTACATGGTCTGGACCAGTGCGTTCTCGGTGCCGCCGCTGGTCGCACTCTCGCTGCTGGTGGAAGGCGGCCCGGCGGTGCTCGGCCAGGCCATGGCCGACGCGCCGCTGCTGGCCTGGGGCGCGATCCTGTGGCAGTCCATGGCCAATACCCTGCTCGGCTATGGCCTGTGGGCCTGGCTGCTGGTGCGCTACGACGCGGCCACGGTCACGCCGCTGGCGCTGCTGGTGCCGGTCTTCGGCATGGCCAGCTCGGTCGCGCTGCTGGGCGAGCCTTTTCCGGCGTGGAAGGCGGCGGCCATGCTGCTGGTGATGGCCGGCCTGAGCCTGAACGTGCTCTGGCCGCGGCTGCGCGCCGCCTGGCTTGGGCGCTCAGGCTGA
- the hemL gene encoding glutamate-1-semialdehyde 2,1-aminomutase produces the protein MTHAQDPNDVLFDHARALIPGGVNSPVRAFRAVGGTPAFIARAQGAYLWDADGRRLIDYVGSWGPMILGHGHPAVLEAVHRAVDQGMSFGAPTERESELAEEIIRHMPAIEMLRLVSSGTEAGMSAIRLARGATGRSKIVKFNGCYHGHADALLVKAGSGLATFGHATSAGVPDVVVQDTLVLEYNDVAQLEEAFALHGAQIACVIMEPIAGNMNFVRASIPFMRAARELCTRHGALLIIDEVMTGFRVALGGAQSLYASEIPGFAPDLTMLGKVVGGGMPLAAFGGRREVMEQLAPLGPVYQAGTLSGNPVATACGLATLREVAQPGFHERLAGRTRALIAGLSDAAQAEGVAFCGDSEGGMMGYFLLPELPANYVQVLKSDGARFNRLFHGLLDRGIYTAPALYEAGFVSSAHSGADIEETVAAARAVFRQLASA, from the coding sequence ATGACACATGCCCAAGACCCCAACGACGTCCTCTTCGACCATGCCAGGGCCCTGATCCCGGGCGGCGTGAATTCGCCGGTGCGCGCCTTTCGCGCCGTCGGCGGCACGCCCGCCTTCATCGCACGCGCCCAGGGCGCCTACCTCTGGGATGCCGACGGGCGGCGCCTCATCGACTATGTCGGCTCCTGGGGGCCGATGATCCTGGGCCACGGCCACCCGGCGGTGCTCGAGGCGGTGCACCGCGCGGTCGACCAGGGCATGTCTTTTGGCGCGCCGACCGAGCGCGAAAGCGAGCTGGCCGAAGAGATCATCCGCCACATGCCCGCCATCGAGATGCTGCGCCTGGTGAGCTCTGGCACCGAAGCGGGCATGAGCGCCATCCGCCTGGCGCGCGGCGCCACCGGGCGCAGCAAGATCGTCAAGTTCAACGGCTGCTACCACGGCCATGCGGATGCGCTGCTGGTCAAGGCGGGCTCGGGCCTGGCCACCTTCGGCCATGCGACGAGCGCGGGCGTGCCCGACGTCGTGGTGCAAGACACCCTGGTGCTGGAATACAACGACGTCGCCCAGCTTGAGGAGGCCTTTGCGCTGCATGGCGCGCAGATCGCCTGCGTGATCATGGAGCCGATCGCGGGCAACATGAACTTCGTGCGCGCGAGCATCCCCTTCATGCGCGCGGCGCGCGAGCTGTGCACACGGCACGGCGCGCTGCTCATCATCGACGAGGTGATGACCGGCTTTCGCGTAGCGCTGGGCGGCGCGCAGAGCTTGTACGCCAGTGAGATCCCGGGCTTTGCGCCCGACCTCACCATGCTCGGCAAGGTGGTGGGCGGCGGCATGCCGCTGGCGGCCTTTGGCGGACGGCGCGAGGTGATGGAGCAGCTCGCGCCGCTGGGCCCGGTGTACCAGGCGGGCACGCTCTCGGGCAACCCGGTGGCCACGGCCTGTGGCCTGGCCACGCTGCGCGAGGTGGCCCAGCCCGGCTTTCACGAGCGCCTGGCAGGGCGCACGCGGGCCTTGATTGCCGGCCTGAGCGACGCCGCACAGGCCGAAGGCGTGGCGTTTTGCGGCGACAGCGAGGGCGGCATGATGGGCTACTTCCTGCTGCCCGAGCTGCCGGCGAATTACGTGCAGGTGCTCAAGAGCGACGGCGCGCGCTTCAACCGGCTGTTCCATGGCCTGCTCGATCGCGGCATCTACACCGCGCCCGCGCTCTACGAGGCGGGCTTCGTCAGCAGCGCGCACAGCGGCGCCGACATCGAAGAAACCGTGGCCGCCGCGCGCGCGGTGTTTCGCCAGCTCGCTTCAGCCTGA